Proteins from a single region of Amblyomma americanum isolate KBUSLIRL-KWMA chromosome 10, ASM5285725v1, whole genome shotgun sequence:
- the LOC144107826 gene encoding nuclear envelope integral membrane protein-like, translating into MSTSLQPLAAVLLVMFAEVSFGHAASDAPDLLDDGRSSSATTLHEGHLYVMPRGRRDEMIIYCYPGDPVRNLAIFKSIYVEFKHVPERFKLFEGPDEASVRAQFSAHLASWVPLLPWRQSTISLSAFRPHCFGLVSEDDYRFELVVRQANYWRVLQFAASAVLFFGVPALCRNALVFYTCGVSVGVLASLLIAVFVVSRLLPRRAAGYSVIFFGWSLVLYLLQLLWSNVYQVLAEYKSVLAGYIAFTALLSFAICYRVGPPTNPRTLNLIQWSLQLVALAGVVTSSEMREATGAAVLVMLTAYNFPPLWKAKLRTWWRTRVCRPKVTLLTEEEYILQGDIETRRALESLREYCSSPDCKTWQVVTRLRDPVRFAKFVQGQSHLSDEEVLHYEVDSPDCTPNDEDSLMTEDEQPSFTELADGPSASFSR; encoded by the exons ATGTCGACCTCGCTTCAGCCGCTAGCCGCCGTACTCCTCGTCATGTTCGCCGAAGTCTCCTTCGGACATGCCGCGTCCGATGCACCGGACCTGCTCGACGACGGTCGCTCGAGTTCGGCGACAACGTTACACGAGGGCCACCTCTACGTCATGCCCCGCGGCCGGAGGGACGAGATGATCATCTACTGCTACCCTGGCGATCCCGTCCGCAACCTGGCGATCTTCAAGTCCATCTACGTCGAGTTCAAGCACGTACCCGAGCGCTTCAAGCTCTTCGAGGGGCCCGACGAGGCATCGGTGCGCGCGCAGTTCAGCGCTCATCTGGCGAGTTGGGTGCCGCTGCTGCCGTGGAGGCAGTCGACCATCTCGCTGTCGGCGTTCCGGCCGCACTGCTTCGGGCTCGTGTCCGAGGACGACTACCGCTTCGAGCTGGTGGTGCGCCAGGCCAACTACTGGCGCGTCCTGCAGTTCGCCGCCTCGGCAGTGCTCTTTTTCGGCGTGCCGGCGCTGTGCCGCAACGCGCTCGTCTTCTACACGTGCGGCGTCTCCGTGGGCGTGCTCGCCTCCCTGCTCATCGCCGTGTTCGTCGTGAGCCGCCTGCTGCCCCGGCGCGCCGCCGGCTACTCGGTCATCTTCTTCGGGTGGTCCCTGGTGCTCTacctgctgcagctgctctgGTCCAATGTCTACCAG GTGCTGGCCGAATACAAGAGCGTTCTAGCTGGCTACATTGCGTTCACAGCACTCTTGAGCTTTGCCATCTGCTATCGTGTCGGTCCGCCGACAAACCCACGGACGCTAAACTTGATCCAGTGGTCCCTGCAGCTGGTGGCACTGGCCGGAGTGGTCACGTCCTCCGAAATGCGCGAAGCAACAGGTGCCGCTGTGCTCGTCATGTTGACGGCCTACAACTTTCCGCCTCTGTGGAAGGCCAAGCTGCGGACCTGGTGGCGGACTCGGGTGTGCCGACCCAAGGTGACACTGCTGACGGAGGAGGAGTACATCCTGCAGGGCGACATCGAGACACGCAGGGCACTGGAATCCCTGCGGGAGTACTGCAGCAGCCCCGACTGCAAGACGTGGCAGGTGGTGACACGCCTCAGAGACCCCGTGCGGTTCGCCAAGTTTGTGCAGGGACAGTCGCACCTTTCTGATGAAGAGGTGCTCCATTACGAGGTGGACTCGCCGGATTGCACACCAAACGACGAGGATAGTCTGATGACGGAGGATGAGCAGCCCTCTTTCACGGAGCTTGCGGATGGACCTAGTGCATCGTTCTCGAGGTAG